The Brachypodium distachyon strain Bd21 chromosome 4, Brachypodium_distachyon_v3.0, whole genome shotgun sequence nucleotide sequence CGTGTCGACGCTTCTTCAGGCAGAAATGAGAGCTGTATTATCGGCGCTTCTTCGGGTCCTCCGGCGCCACGATTTCCTCCGCCTCGTCCTCGTGCTTCTCGTCTTCGGCTCTTCCGGCGTCACGGCGCAAGGCGGTgctcggcggcagcggcaggtgGTGGACGTCGGGGTGATCTTGGACATGAAGACATGGCTGGGGAATACCAGCTGGGCCTGCATGGAGATGGCTCTGGAGGATTTCTACGCCAACGCTACCCAAGCCCGCTACCGCACCAGGCTCAAGCTCCACCTCAGGGACACCGGACCCGACGCCGTCGACGCCGCGTCCGCAGGTACATGCGCTGCGCACAGCTCCCAGTTCAGCGTGAGCAGTAGCGTTTTCTTCTTCAGGGAAAATTCCCGAGCTGTAGCCAGGAAGAACAGAGCAGTGTGGCGTGGGCTCCATTATGGGCCGAATCTTTTTCATGGGCCGTAGATACCTACACGGGCGTCGATTAATTTAGGTTACTCCTCTCTCGCCTTCTCCGAAGACGTGCACGTATAATATGGCCCACCAGCCCATTTGTGCTAGTGCTACACAGCTGCgtccgccggcagcggcgtggcggcggcgccgccgcggttgcccttttctgttttcttcgCTTCTCATGCGGGCGGCGGTCAGCGCCGCGCTCCTTACCTTGCTTGTCGCGACACCGCGCACTCCCACAATATAGTCAGAAGGTACACTCTATCGCGCTGTCATGAATGAACTCGTGGTTCCAGTTTCAGTCCATGCCAAGAAGACATTGATTTGTGACAGATGTATGCGAGATGGCGTTTTCCTGATTTTGGACACTTGGAAAACTAGAGCCATCAAACGAACATTTAGAAGTAGAAGTACTCTCTAACTTTGCTGATTTTATTCATTCATTTTCGAGGAAAAAAAGTGCTACAAGTTTAGGGTGAATCCGACGATAGAGTATTCTGAATCTTCTCCACCGCAGATTTTAAACCAAGTGCGACAGCCACTAAAAAGTTAGTACTAATATGTAATGTACCTATATAGTGAGCCTTAAACTTGTTCTAAAATCTCTTCCTAAGTAATACAAGTATTTCAGGTGTTGATCTACTGAAAAATGTCCACGTGCAAGCGATTGTTGGACCGCAGACGTCAACACAGGCAAAATTTCTCGCAGAGCTTGGGAACAAGTCATCGGTTCCAATCATCTCATTCTCTGCAGATTGCCCGTCGCGATCCGGACAAACTCCATACTTCATCCGGACAGCATGGAACGACTCCTCTCAAGCAGAAGCTATTGCCTCACTTGTTAAAAAGTACAATTGGAGGGAAGTTGTGCCTGTCTTTGAGGACGATGATTCCAATACCAGATTTATTCCAGACCTTGTTGATGCCCTCAGACAAGTTGATGCTCGTGTCTCATACAGGTGCAAGATCCATCCTTCAGCTAAAGAGGATGATATCAGGAGAGCTATCTCAGGCTTAAAATACAATTGGACAAGTGTATTTGTTGTGCGTATGTCGCATCTGTTAGCCTTCAAGTTTTTCCAGCTCGCTAAGGATGAAGGGATGATGGGCCAGGACTTTGTCTGGATTACTGCGTATGGCCTGACAGATATCTTTGATGTGGTTGGTTCTCCCGCACTTGATGTGATGCAAGGGGTTCTTGGGGTGAAACCTCATGTTCAAGATACCGTGGAACTTCAAAACTTTACAAGGAGATGGCGCAAAAAACACCGATTGGAAAATCCCGGCACCTCATTAAGTGAGCCCACAGTGTCTGGTCTCTATGCTTATGATACCATATGGGCATTAGCATTAGCAGCAGAGGAGACCAGGTACAACGATTCAAACTTTGTATCTGTAACAAACAATGGGTCCACTGATTTTGAGAGAATAGGTACTTCAAAGGCTGCTGAAAAATTGCGAGGCACACTCTTAAAGACCAATTTCCAGGGCATGAGTgggaaatttcaaattcaggaCATGCAGTTACTATCATCAAAATATGAGATTATCAATATTGTTGGTCAGGAGAAAAGAGTAGCCGGTTTCTGGACTCCAGAATTTAGCATCTCCGGTAATTCAAGTTCCATGGCTGAGCTGGGCACCATCATATGGCCAGGAGGTAATAAAACTCCACCTAGAGGTTGGATGTTGCCAATGAATAAAACTCTCAAAATAGGCGTACCTGTGAAACCTGGGTTTGCCGAATTtgtaaaatttgaaaatggtATTGCCAAGGGATTCTGCATCGATGTATTTGAGGCAGTAGTTCGTGAATTACCCTACAATGTATCCTGTAACTATTCTGAGTTTGGAGATGGGAAAGTCAGTAAAGGAACTTATGACGATCTTGTGTACCGTGTTTATCTTAAGgtatgcatgtacttgtttttgtttcattcTGCTTAATTGATCATTAGTCTTAGTACGCAGGCTTGTAGGATTATATGTGTACACAAAAGAGTTTACCTTGACAAGTTCCATTATTAAGCATACTCGTACTTATTAATTCTGTTCCACTCCAGCCGGAATGGACGGATCATTTCATTTTACTAGCCAAAACGGTATCAACAATGCTTCATCCCTTACCGGCGAAATTTCCAGTCATTCCGGCAATTTCACAGTGTTCCGTCCAAGAAAGTCAAGCTGGTCGTCCTGGTACCGGCCAAAAAAATGAGTTGCACACACTATCTCAGTTTACAGAAACCCACAGACTCTTTAAATAGCCAGATAGCTAATGCATATTAATTCCTGGATGCTAGTGAGATTATATGGGCTTCATTGAGTTTATTCCCACAAGGATGTGCTGGGCCTTGTTCACAACACCCACACAGACAAGGACAGAACCTGAGTGTATATTTATTCTGGCCCAACaagaatcttttttttctatttcgtACATATTTGTTATATGTAAATGTATATGTCTTGTCCGGAATGGAACACCAGAATAAACCGGCTGAATCTGAAACCTCCTGTTCCGAGGACCAAACCAGAATGGAATTAATTAGTTTGCTATTAAGTACTTAGTTACCAGTTCCAAACAGCAAAAGCATACAATTACCCCTTTTATTGTGTTCTAGAAAATATTCATTACGCCTCCTAGTCTGTAGACATATGCTTTTGCCTGACTAtccgcaaaaaataaaaataaaactttTGCCTGACTACTTGACTAGCATTCTCCAGGAGATTAATAGCTTAGCCTATTCTAGAGTTATATTGTACATATACACTTGTAAAGCATTATAGTCTGTACTCAGAAGTATCTCAACTTTATATGGGTTTGTGGCAGGAATATGATGCAGTGGTAGGTGATATAACAATCTTGGCCAACCGTTCTAAATATGTGGACTTCACCCTTCCTTATACAGAGTCAGGGGTGCGCATGCTAGTTCCAGTCCGGGACCAGAGACAGAAGACTGCATGGACATTCTTAAAGCCTTTGACAACTGACCTATGGTTAGGAACTGGGGCCTTCTTTATCTTCACAGGTTTTGTAGTCTGGTTTATTGAGCATAGAACAAATAAAGATTTCAGAGGGCCCCCAGCCAGTCAAATTGGATCTGTCTTCTACTTCTCCTTCTCAACACTCGTATTTGCTCATAAGGAGAGGATCGTGAACAACTTATCAAGAATTGTTCTAGTTGTTTGGCTATTTGTAGTGCTGATAGTGCAGCAGAGTTATACTGCAAGTCTAAGCTCAATTCTCACAGTGGAACAACTTCAGCCAACAGTCACCAATTTAGAGGAAGTTATCAGGAAAGGAAGCTATGTCGGGTACCTCAATGATTCTTTCTTGCCTGGGCTTTTAAAAAGATTGAAAATTGATGAATCAAAGATGATTGCCTTCGACTCCCCAGCTGAGTACAATGAAGCCTTATCAACTGGAAAAGTTGCCGTCATTGTTGACGAGATACCATACCTTAAGGTCTTCCTTTCACGGTATTGCCAAAACTACACTATGATTGGACCGACCTACAAGTTTGATGGATTTGGTTATGTAAGTTCCGTTTTTCTACTTGCTGTACAGTATCACATTTATGGCACTGCTAAATCCTAGATGTTGAATCATTTTTGGCTGGTATAGTTTGTAGCATCCCTGTAGTTGCTCAAATTTGTATATTTATAAAACATCTGAGTGAAATTTCGATTAAGATTGTAGTTTCAACCAATCTTTAAATTGTACTTCGGAATTCCTGAATTTGTTGGATCCGAACACGCTAAAGTAAGAATAAATGCAAGATTAGATTTGTCTTATCAAGAACCTGAAATGCACGATCATGTTTTTTCATAATCAATGCACGGTCATGTTGCACAGCAAGTGGGCATGTTATTGGTGTTCTATTGAGAATAGAAGGCTTGTTTGCTTCTTGAAGTATTGAACAGCGTGACAAATCTACTTGATCAGGTTTTCATCTGGTTTACTTATCAGACTAGACTGTCTGAAATTTGCTCCTTATGATGATTGTAGTACTAAGATAATTAACTATTTTGACAGTGTATGCCATTATGATCCATATGATAACCTCACCCTACTCCTGAAAGACTAGACTACTTTCATGAATGATCAACATAACTGCCTCAACGTTATTTTGGGCTGGTATAGATGTTAATATAGCTGGCTCAGCACTATGCCAGACTTGTATTTCACCACTGACGCTTTTTCGGATCCTCATTTGCTGCAGGCATTCCCTCGAGGCTCTCCACTCACACCTGATATTTCAAGGGGAATACTGAAATTCGCATCAGATAGCAAAATGGTTGAGCTGCAGAAAACATTGTATGGAGATATGTCATGCCCTGACAAGGATGACTCCCAAATTTCAAGCAGCCTTACATTGCACAGCTTTCAGGGGCTGTTCATAATCACCGGAGCATCTTCAATGCTTGCACTAATCCTTCATGCTGTCATAACCGTTTATAATAATCAACATGATCTGAGCAGTGACAACAGTCTGACTTCATGGCGCAGATGGCTTGCCATTATCTCTAAGCTCTTCCATGAGGGCGATAGTCCTAATACTCCAGATAAAGATGAGCTCGCAATGGCAAATGTTGATAGTATAATTGAGAGCCCACTAAGCATACCTAATCACGTTATCGAACGCCTTGATTCAGGCACAGATACAGGAAGCCTACCAGAAGTTGAAGGAACAGCAGACAGGGACCTCTCGGTTCAGGACGCGGAACCAACGCCATCTGCGTACGTGCATTCTGAGAGGGGACATAATGGAGTAGCTTCTCTGTCTCGCAGTGGGAGCTCAATCCGCAGGAGACAGAGAATCATGGAATGAACTACATGGTGAGAGCATGACTGTAATTATTTATTCATTTAGCTCTCAGTAggagtatatgtttatgaTTTATCTCTTTGGAATGCATGGCTTGATGTAAGACATTGCCACATTGGCAATGAATGGAAGTTGTGAAGAGCAAGCGATTCTGATGCTTGTGGTTCTGAAAAGACAAAATCATGTAAATTACTATCCTGCGTGTTGTTTTTGCATTCCCATAATTCCATCAAATTATTAAATGCTGCCGTATTGTGATGATGCTGCTTTCCAGTGAGGTTACATACAGATATTACTCCC carries:
- the LOC100836491 gene encoding glutamate receptor 2.9, with product MGAVSTLLQAEMRAVLSALLRVLRRHDFLRLVLVLLVFGSSGVTAQGGARRQRQVVDVGVILDMKTWLGNTSWACMEMALEDFYANATQARYRTRLKLHLRDTGPDAVDAASAGVDLLKNVHVQAIVGPQTSTQAKFLAELGNKSSVPIISFSADCPSRSGQTPYFIRTAWNDSSQAEAIASLVKKYNWREVVPVFEDDDSNTRFIPDLVDALRQVDARVSYRCKIHPSAKEDDIRRAISGLKYNWTSVFVVRMSHLLAFKFFQLAKDEGMMGQDFVWITAYGLTDIFDVVGSPALDVMQGVLGVKPHVQDTVELQNFTRRWRKKHRLENPGTSLSEPTVSGLYAYDTIWALALAAEETRYNDSNFVSVTNNGSTDFERIGTSKAAEKLRGTLLKTNFQGMSGKFQIQDMQLLSSKYEIINIVGQEKRVAGFWTPEFSISGNSSSMAELGTIIWPGGNKTPPRGWMLPMNKTLKIGVPVKPGFAEFVKFENGIAKGFCIDVFEAVVRELPYNVSCNYSEFGDGKVSKGTYDDLVYRVYLKEYDAVVGDITILANRSKYVDFTLPYTESGVRMLVPVRDQRQKTAWTFLKPLTTDLWLGTGAFFIFTGFVVWFIEHRTNKDFRGPPASQIGSVFYFSFSTLVFAHKERIVNNLSRIVLVVWLFVVLIVQQSYTASLSSILTVEQLQPTVTNLEEVIRKGSYVGYLNDSFLPGLLKRLKIDESKMIAFDSPAEYNEALSTGKVAVIVDEIPYLKVFLSRYCQNYTMIGPTYKFDGFGYAFPRGSPLTPDISRGILKFASDSKMVELQKTLYGDMSCPDKDDSQISSSLTLHSFQGLFIITGASSMLALILHAVITVYNNQHDLSSDNSLTSWRRWLAIISKLFHEGDSPNTPDKDELAMANVDSIIESPLSIPNHVIERLDSGTDTGSLPEVEGTADRDLSVQDAEPTPSAYVHSERGHNGVASLSRSGSSIRRRQRIME